The genomic segment CCATCCCCGCCGTCCTGAAGAACGCCATCGACTGGCTGTCCCGCCCGTACGGCGCCGGCTCCTTCACCGGCAAGCCGGTCGCCGTGGTCGGCACCGCGTTCGGCCAGTTCGGCGGCGTGTGGGCGCAGGACGAGACCCGCAAGGCCCTCGGCGTCGCCGGTGCCACGGTCCTGGAGGACGCCAAGCTCTCCATCCCCAGCTCCGTCATCCGCTTCGCCGAGACCCACCCGGCCGACGACGCCGAGGTCGTCACCGGTCTCACCGAGGTCCTGAACCAGCTCAGCGCCCGGGCGGGCACCGCCGCCGCCTGATCCGGCCCCAGCCGCACATCGCCGGCCTCCAGCCGCACGTCGCCGGGTTCCGGGTCATGCGCCCGGGGCCGGCGTCGGCGTCCCGGCGCCGGGGTCCGCCCGTCAGGCGACTCCCAGACCCTCCAGCACCACCGCGTTCGGCAGTTCCGCGAACGCCTTCCCCGGCACCAGCAGCTTGCCGCGCCGCCGTCCACTGCCGACCAGGACGTACGGCAGGTCGATCACGGCCGAGTCCACCAGGACCGGCCACGACGCGGGCAGCCCGACGGGGGTGATGCCGCCGTACTCCATCCCGGTCTCCCCGGTGGCGGTGTCCATCGACGCGAACGAGGCCTTGCGGGCACCGAGTTGGCGGCGGACCACGCCGTTGACGTCGACGCGGGTGGTGGAGAGCACGACACACGCGGCCAGGCTCGACCCGCCGCCCCGCTTGCCCGCGACGACCACACAGTTCGCGGACCGTTCGAGCAGTTCCTGCCCGTAGTGCTGGACGAACACCGCGGTGTCGGCCCACCGCGGGTCCGTCTCGACGTACAGGATCTGGTCGGCGGGCACGCTGCCGGGCCAGCCGCGTACGGCGTCGGCGACCGGGCCGACCAGGTCGTCGAGGCAGTCGGGGGCAGGGGTGGCGTGGTCGAAGTCTCCGATGGGTGCGCGCATGGGCCGCACGGTAACAAAGCCCGCGGACGGCCGGACCGGGGTCTCAGTGCACGGCCGGCACCGACACCGTCAGCACCATCTCCGTCGGCACGTCACCCCGATTGGCGTACTCGTGCGCCGCGTTGGCCTCGAAGGTGACGCTCGCTCCGGCCGGGACCCGGTACTCCGCGCCCTCGACGGTGAGGGTCAGCTCGCCCGCCGTGACATGGGCGATCTCGACCGTGCCCGCCGGGTGCGGGTCCGACCGGCTGCCCTCCCCCGGCATCAGCCGCCAGTTCCACATCTCCAGCGGGCCGGGCGCCTCCGTACCGGCCAGCAGCTTGCTGTAGCTGCCCGCCTCGGTGTGCCACAGCCGGACCACCTGCTCGGCCGGGACGACCCGGACCCTGGGCCCCTGTTCGTAGTCGAGCAGCGTGGTGATGCTGACACCGAGGGCATCACCGATCTTGACGACCGTGCCGAGGCTGGGGTTGGTGCGGGCCTGCTCGATCTGGATGAGCATGCCGCGACTGACTCCGGCACGGGCCGCCAGGGTGTCCAGGGTGAACCCTCGCTCGGTGCGCCAGCGCTTGACGTTCCGCGCCAGAGACTGGGTCAGCAGGTCGAGATCCGACACATTCCGTCCAATATTCTCAATGAAAGAGTTCAACGCGGTGAACTACGGTGTCATGGACTCCAGGTTCACCGAACTGTACTGCGAGGCCGACCGCGCCCCAGGAGGCGCGGGGGCGTGACCGGCCGCGGAGGACCCGCACCCGCCGCCGCACCAGGGCGCCGAGCTCCTATGCGGACTCCCCGGCCCCCTCGGCGTCCCACTCGGCCAGCGCCATCAACTGCTCCGGCGTGACCCCGTCGGGTATCGGCACCGGTGCGGGCGTCCGGATCGGCGGCTGCCACCCCTCGGCCGGATCCCACCGCCGCACGACCCGCGCGGGCGCCCCGGCCACCACCGAGTGGTCCGGAACCACCCCCCGCACCACCGCGCCCGCGGCGACCACCACGTTCCGCCCCAGCCGCGCACCGGGCAGAATCACCGCCCCCGTACCGATCCAGCACCCCGGCCCGATCGACACCGGATCCATACGCGGCCACTGCTTGCCGATCGGCTCGTGCGGGTCGTCGTACGAGTGGTTCGTGGACGTCACGTAGACATACGGCCCGAAGTAGCAGTCGCTGCCGATCGTGACGGTGGTGTCGGCGATGACATGGCTGCCCCGCCCGAGGACGACACCGTCACCGATGCGCAGGATCGGTTCCGCACCGAGGTCCAGATCGGGCATCAGCCCGGCGGTCAGGGTGACCTGCTCGCCGATGATGCAGTGGGAGCCCAGATGGATCCACGGCTCACCGAAGACCGTGCCGAGCGGAAAGGCCAGCCTGGTACCCGTTCCCATCGCGCCGAAGCGGAAGCGGCCGGGCCGCTCGGCCGTCACCGAACCCGTGCGCTGCAGCCACGCCCAGCCCGCATGGACGGCGCGCTGCACGAGGCGGCCCCGCCGGGACGAGAACGTGTTCTTGCTCTTCGGCACCCGCTCACCGTACTCACCGGGCGGCACACGCATGGCGTCGTACGGCTGTGATCTTCACCCCACGCGACGCCCACCCCATGGCTTACGGTGCGGGTGAGGAATGATCCACTCGGCCGTCACGGCCACCACGCACCACGCTCACCACCAGGAGGCGGCGATGAACCGGCAGCGGGCCCTGATCACGACGTTCGGCGGCAGGAAGCCGGATGTGGAGGAGGCCGCGTTCGTCTCCCCCACGTCGGTGGTGATCGGCGACGTGACGCTGCGGCCGGGGTCGAGTGTCTGGTACGGAGCGGTGCTGCGGGCCGAGTTCGAGCCGATCGTCATCGGCGCGGACGCCAACGTCCAGGACAACTGCACGTTGCACGTCGACCCGGGTTTCCCCGTCTCGATCGGCGAGCGGGTCTCGATCGGGCACAACGCGGTGGTGCACGGGGCGACCGTCGAGGACGACTGTCTGATCGGGATGGGGGCGACCGTCCTGAACGGCGCGGTGATCGGGGCGGGTTCCCTGGTGGCCGCTCAGGCGCTGGTGCCTCAGGGGATGCGGGTGCCGCCCGGGTCGCTGGTGGCGGGGGTTCCGGCGAAGGTGAAGCGTCCGCTCACCGATGAGGAGCGCGACATGGTCACGTTGAACGGGACTCACTACGCGGAACTGGCGAAGGCGCACCGGACAGCGCAGGAGGAGTACGGCGTGTAGCGGTCCGCCGGTCGTGCGCGGCCGGTCGCGTCGGGCGGCGGAGCCGCACAGCGGCACGGCCCCGCACCTCTCAGACGTCCCTCAGGCGTCCCTCAGGCGCCCCTCAGGCGTCGGCGGCGGTGACCAGTTCCCCCTCGGTCTCCTCCGCCTTCTCCGCCGCCTTCTTCGCCTTGCGCTTGATCACGAGCATCGAGCCGACGCCGATCAGGACGGCCAGGACCAGGCCCAGCCAGGAGAAGCGCTTGAGCCAGGCCTCGGCGACGACGCCGACGTAGTAGATGACGGCGGTGGTGCCGCCGGCCCAGAGGATGCCGCCGAGGACGTTGGCCACGAGGAAGCGCCAGTACGGCATCTGGAGGACGCCGGCGAGGGGGCCGGCGAAGATGCGGAGAAGGGCGATGAAGCGGCCGAAGAAGACGGCCCACATGCCCCACCGGTCGAAGGAGCGCTCGGCGACGGCGATGTTGCTCTCGCTGAAGTGTTTGGGGAACCTTCGGTTGAGCTTGGCCAGCAGGGGGCGTCCGCCCTTGCGGCCGATGGCGTAGCCGATGGAGTCGCCGATGATCGCGCCGGCGGTGGCGCACGCGCCGAGGACGAACGGGTCGATCTCACCGTGCTGGGAGGCGAGCAGCGCGGAGGAGACCAGGATGATCTCGCCGGGCAGCGGGATACCCAGGCTCTCCAGGCCGATGACCAGCCCCACCAGCAGGTAGATGCTGAGCGGGGGCACTGTTTCTAGCCACTCCTGCACGTGCAAAGCCGGTTCCTCCCGTGTAGCGGATCAAGGGCCCCCGGCGTGCGGTCACGACAGAGCGCACGCCGGGGAAGCGTACCCGCTTACTCGGACGGCGACGGAGTCCTACAGGTTGTCCCACAGTCGGCATCGATGCTCACCGTGCACGGTCGTGCTCAGCGCGTTGCCGCCCTCTGCCGCGGTCCGGAAGGTGAGGACTTCCCGTCCCCCCGCCGGGATCGTGGGCTGGCCCGCGGCCCTCGGCACCCCCTCGCGGATGAAGGAACCCCAGTAGTCCGTCATCTGGCGGGACAGCCTGCGCTGCTCGGCGTTCAGCGGGGTCTCCAGGCCGAAGTGGCGGAAGAGGTACTGCACCTCGTTGACGTGGGTCGCGCCGAAGTCGAAGTCCGTGTCCAGGTCGCGGAGCGAGGCGAAGGGCGGGGAGGTGCGGTCGGCGAACTCGTACGCGTACACCGGTCCACGTCCGGCGAGGACCTGGTTCAGCCGCAGCGCGGGGCAGGCGAAACGCTGGTCGCCCTGGGCGGTGGCGTACGCGAGGGTCGGCGAGGCATGGGCGGACAGGGGGTAGCGGGCCAGGGCGCGGTCGCCGAAGTCGGTCCGCATGACGGTGGGGTACTGCTCGGCGGTGAGCGGGGCGCCGGAACCGTCGAAGCGGCCGAAGGCGAAGAGGCGGCCCTCGTCCTGGTTGGCGCCGTTGAGGACGGGCACGCCGGCCGCCGCCCCCTCGGCGTACGCCTCCGCCGGCTGTACGGGCAGGAAGGCGCCGCCGACGACGGGGCCCCAGTTCAGCCCGGCCTGGGCGGCGAGGATCTCTTCGGCCGGTCTGCCGCGCAGACAGGCCACGTCCGCGCAGTCCAGCCTGGCGAGGAAGGTCCGGCCCTGGGCCACCGCCGCCTGCGGGGTACGGGCCGCGCAGTCGCCGTACGCGCCGCTCTGCACGATCCCGGCGCGGAAGAGGCCCTTCGCGGTCGGCGAGGCCAGCTGGGTGCAGACCGAGCGGCCACCGGCGGACTCGCCCGCGACGGTGACCCGGCCCGGATCGCCGCCGAAGCGGCCGATGTTGGACCGTACCCAGCGGAGGGCGGCCTGCTGGTCGAGCATCCCGAAGTTGCCGGAGACCCCGTCGCGCGACTCGTCGTCGAGCTCGGACGTGGCGAGGAAACCCATGGCGCCGAGGCGGTAGTTGACGGTCACGACGACGGTGCCGGTGCGGCGGGCGAAGGCGTCCGGCACGACGTCCTCCCCGGCGCCCGCGGTGAGCCCGCCGCCGTGCAGCCAGACCATCACCGGTCGGCGTGAACCGCTCTGCGGGGCGTACACGTTGAGGTCGAGGCAGTCCTCGGTGTGGCTCGGCTGTTCGTAGCCGGGGTCCCAACTCGCGCTCTGCACGCATCTGTCGCCGAACTCGCCCGCCTCACGGACCCCTTGCCAGGGCCGGACGGGCCGGGGCTCGGTCCAGCGGAGGTCTCCCACGGGTGGCTGGGCATAGGGGATGCCGAGGAACTGCCGCCCCTCGGCGGTGGCGTCGCCCCGGACCCAGCCGGAGTCGGTGCGGACGAGGGTCGGCCGCGGGGTCGCCGCCTGCGCGGGGGCGGGGGCCAGCAGGGCGGCGGCGAGGGCCGTCGCCGCCAGGCCCAGTCTCCTCGGGCCCGAGCCCGGCCGTCCGGGGCGGATGGCGCCGAAACGCCGGGACACGGTCTCTGGCATGAGCCGTCACTCCTTCGTGCAGGCCGTCGTGGTGGACGTCGTGCGCGCGTGTCGGCGGGGAAACTAGGGCCGGAGGTGACTCGTGTCAATGACGTGAACAAGACACCCCCGCCACTCTCGACGAAACGGGAGGGCGGCGAGGGCCGGGGGCGGGCCGGCGGTCAGCTGTGGGGACGCAGGGTCCAGACCACCGTCATCTCGCCGGTCACGGCGCCGTCGGCGCGCTGGATGGCGACGGCGACGGGGAACTCGGGACGCTGTCCCGCGTCGAGCTCGGCGACGACCTCGGCGGCGGGGCGGCCGAGCGTGGCGGTGGCCGTGACGGGGCCCATCGCGAGCTTCCGGTAGGCGATCTCCGCGCTGACCGCGAGCGGCACGGCACGGGAGAGCTGGTCGCCGAAGGCGGCGAGCACGATCGCCCCGCTCGCCGACTCGCCCAGGGTGAACATCGCCCCGGCGTGCGGCCCGCCGACGTGATTGTGGAACTCACCCTGGTCCGGCAGTGCCACCACGGCCTTCTCCGGCGCTGTCTCCAGGAACTCCAGTTTCAGGGTCCTGGCCATCGGCACCGTGGCGGCGAGCATCTCGCCGATCGACATCTGGTCTGCGCTCATGGCGCGATGTTACCCGCGAGTAGACACCCCTGACCAGGGACGCCGATGTGATGTATCCCTGCCGCCCATGCGGCCAGGAGAGCAGCCGCCGAACCCCCGGGCCGGGAACGGCACCGAAGCGACCGTCGCGGGACGGAGGCCCGTGGTGAACCCGGACGTCGGCGTCACCTTCGACGTCCCGGCCGGCGCCCTCCTTCCTGAAGGAGGAGAGGAGTGGTGCGGCGTGGCGAGAACGGGGAGGTGCCGGACGGACGGGAAGCCGACGACGTTCGCGTTCCAGAACGCCGAAGGGGACCTCGCGGCATAGTCGTTCGTCGGGCCGACGGGGGTGGCCGAGGAGGTCCCGGACGCGACGGTGGGCAAGATTCTCGGGACGGTACGCCTCTCCGAACGCCTCTCCGAGGATGCGACCACCTCCTGACAACCCACGTGCCCCGGGTCAAAAGTCGTCAACCCGGGGCGTTTTGGAGCCGTTCGTCCCGACTGCAAAGCTGCTTCGTGGACTCCCGTGGCACCCCGCCCCCTGGCGCATCTATGGTTACCAGCCATGTGGCCAGGACAGCAGCAGCCGCCCGGGGGCGAGCACCAACCGCAGCAGCCGAACCCGTACCAGCAGCCGGGGTACGGCCAGCCGGGACAACCGGGGCAGCCGGGACAGTCGGGACAACCGGGGCAGCCGGGATACCAACAGCCGGGGTACCAGCAACCCAACCCCTACCAGCAGCCCGGATACCAGTCGACGGGCCAGCAGGCCCAGTACGGGCAGCAACCGCAGTGGGGCGCGCAGGCCCCCGCGGGCCCGCCGGTGCCGCCGGGCGGAGGCGGCGGCAACCGGACGAAACTGATCGCGATCATCGCGGCCACGGCCGTCGTCGTGGCGGCCGGAGTGACGGGCTTCCTGGTCCTCGGTGGCGAGGGCGACAAGGACAAGTCCAAGACCCAGTCCGCTCCCTCGGCCTCCCCGTCGCCGACCGTGTCCGAGAGCACCGAGGACAACCCGCGCGGCGACGACGCCGGGGCGAAGCCGACCATCGCGGGCTGGAAGGTCGTCGTCAACCCCAAGTGGGGTACGGCCTTCGACGTGCCCGCCGAGTGGGACGTGCAGTCGCCCGACACCTTCATCGGGTTCGAGGACGACGAGAAGGGCGACGGGTCGGTCCTCATCGGCATGTCGGCACCCGCCATCCTCAAGGAGGAGTGGTGCACGTCCGACGACGACAAGGACGGCAACGAGGAGTCGAGTTCCCTGGCCGCCGTGGGCACCAAGGGCCAGCAGGGCGCCAAGGGCAGCGAGGAGATCGCCCGCAACGACTCGGCGTGGTGGGTCTTCGGTGGTTACACCGACCAGAAGGACACCTCCAAGAAGAAGATGACCATCGGCAAGCCCAAGGCGTACACCACGACGTCGGGCGTCGAGGGCAGTGTCGCGGCCACGTACTCGAAGGGTGTCGCCAAGAAGGGCAAGTGCGACACCGACGGCAAGGCGACCACGTTCGCCTTCAAGAACTCGGCCGGTGACTACGTCTCCTGGACCTTCCACGGCGCCAAGGACGTCGATGACGAGGTCCCGGACGCGACGGTACAGAAGATCCTCAGCACGGTACGGCTGTACGGCGAACCGACGGGCGGCTGAGCCGACACCGGGCACCGGGGCGGGGCGAGGTACGGCGAGGCGGCGCAGGCGGGGCGGCGTCGACGGGGCCGTCTCGCCCCTGGCCCGATTCGGCCGCATCCCGTGCTGAAACGGTTTGGCGGAAGGGGGCGGGGCGGCGATAGTCGGCGGGTGACCACTCCCGCCGCCTTCCGACGCCGCCCCGCCTGGGCCGGCCGCAACTACACCCTGCTGACGACGGCCGCGGTCGTCACCAGCCTGGGCAGCAACGGCGCCCTGATCGCGGCCGCGTTCGCGGTCCTGGAGGCGGGCGGCGACGGCGGGGACGTCGGTCTGGTCGCGGCGGCACGGACCCTGCCGCTGGTGCTGTTCCTGCTGATCGGCGGTGCGGTCGCGGACCGGCTGCCCCGGCACCGCGTAATGGTCGCGGCGAACACCCTCAACTGTCTCTCCCAGGCCGTCTTCGCCGTGCTCGTGCTCACCGACGAGGCACACCTCTGGCAGATGATGCTGCTCTCCGCGCTCGGCGGCACCGGACAGGCGTTCTTCAGCCCGGCCGCGGAGGGCATGCTGCTCTCCTCGGTCACCGCCGAGCAGGCGGGCCGGGCCTTCGCGCTGTTCCGCTTCGCGTCGCAGGGCGCGACGATGACCGGCGCGGCCCTCGGCGGCGCCCTGATCGCGGTGATCGGCCCCGGCTGGGTACTCGCGGTGGACGCCGCCGCGTTCGCCTTCGCCGGGGCCCTGCGTGCCTTCCTCGACGTGAGCCACATACCGGAGCGCGAGCCGGGCCACGGCATGCTCGCCGATCTCCGGGACGGCTGGCGGGAGTTCACCGGCCGCACCTGGCTGTGGGCGATCGTGGTCCAGTTCTCCCTGGTGAACGCGGTCATCGTCGCCGCCGACGCGGTCTACGGCCCCCAGGTCGCCCGCGACAGCCTCGGCGGGCCCGGCCCCTGGGGCCTGGCACTGGGCCTGTTCGGGGCCGGCAACGCCGTCGGCGCGCTGCTCATGGCCCGCTGGAAACCGCGCCGCCTCCTCCTCGTGGGCGTCCTGTGCGTCTTCCCGTTCGCCCTGCCGTCCGCCGCGCTCGCCGTACCGGTGCCGATCGCCGTGCTGTGCCTCGCCATGTTCGTCAGCGGTCTGTCGATCGAGGTGTTCGGCGTCTCCTGGATGACCGCGCTGCACCAGGAGATCCCCGAGGACAAGCTGTCCCGCGTCTCCGCGTACGACTGGTTCGGCTCGGTGGCGATGGTGCCGCTCGCCGCCGCGCTGGCGGGTCCGGCGGAGAGCGCCTTCGGGCGTACGGCGGCCCTGTGGGGCTGCGCCGCGCTGTGCGTGGGGGCCACGGCGGCGGTCCTGTGCGTACGGGACGTACGGAACCTGACCCGGCACGGCAAGCCGGTGGCCCTGGCCAAACCCGACGCCGAACCCGACGTCGAACCCGACGTCGAGACCGGTGCCGAGTCCGATGCCGAGACCGGTGCCGAGTCCGACGCCAGGCCCCACGCCGAGACCGAGGCCAGGCCGGGCTCAGCCGATGCCGAAGGCTCCGTCGGGCGGCTCGGGTGACGGTACGGCGTCCTCCTCGCGCACGGGTGCGGCACCGCCGGTGAAGTCGCGCAGCGCCGGGCCGTGCTCGACGCGCGCCGGGAAGGCGTCGGCGGCGGTCCGCCGGGCCAGGAAGGCGATGTCGAGCGGCTGATGGGAGGCGACGAGCACGGCGTTCCCGAACCGCCGGCCGCGCAGTACCCCCGGCTCGGCGATCAGCACCAGTTCCTCGAACACCGTGGCGAGCGTGGCCAGTTGCGACCGCAGGAACGCGAACGGCGCCGCATCGGCCAGGTTCGCGAGATACACCCCGTCCGCGCGCAGCACCCGCTCGGCGGCCCGCGCGTACGCCACGGTCGTCAGATGCGCGGGCACCCGCGAGCCCCCGAACACATCCCCCACCAGCACGTCGGCGGAGTCCGTGGGGGCCGCTTCGAGCCATTCCCGGGCGTCCGCGCCGTGCAGCGCGATCCCCGCGTCGCCGGGCAGCGGCAGCTGCTCGACGACCAGGCCCAGCAGCGCCCGGTCGTACTCGACGACGTCCTGCCGGGACCCGGGCCGGGTGGCGGCCACATACCTGGGCAGCGTGAGCGCGCCCCCACCGAGATGCAGCACGTCGAGCGCCCGCCCCGGCTCCGCCACCATGTCCAGCACATGCCCGAGGCGCCGCGCGTACTCGAACTCCAGATGCGTCGGCTCGTCCAGGTCGACGTACGACTGCGGCGCCCCGTCCACGGTCAACAGCCAGGCCCGCTCCCGGTCGACGTCCGGCATGAGCTTGGCGGTGCCTTGATCGATGGCGCGGAGGACGGGTATGGGCTCGTTCACGGGCCCATTGTGCCGGGTGGGCCACGCGACCGTGGGGCGAGTGCGGCGCCCGGAACGGGGCGCGGGGAACCGCGCGACCGGCCATGAACCGGCCCGCGGTCCCCCGCACACGGCAACCCGCCTACTGAACGGCCGTCACCGTCCCCGCTCCCACGGTCCGACCGCCCTCACGGATCGCGAACCCGAGACCGGCCTCCAACGGCACCTCCCGGCCCAGCTCCACACTCATCGTGACCCGGTCCCCCGGCCGGGCGACGGCGATCTCGCCCAGGTCGACGTCGCCCACCACATCCGCCGTACGGATGTAGAACTGCGGCCGGTACCCGGTGGACACCGGCGTCGTACGCCCGCCCTCGCGCGCCGACAGCACATACACCTGCGCGGTGAAGTGCCGACTGGGCACGACGCTGCCGGGCGCGGCCACCACGTGCCCGCGTCGGACGGCGTCGCGGCCCACCCCGCGCAGCAGCAGCGCCACGTTGTCCCCGGCCTGCGCCTCCGACATCGGCTTGCCGAAGGTCTCCAGCCCGGTGACCACGGTCTCCACCTCGGCGCCGAGCACCTCGACCCGGTCGCCCACGTGGATCGTGCCCCGCTCGACGGCCCCCGTGACGACGGTCCCGCGACCGGTGATGGTGAGGACGTTCTCCACGGACAACAGGAACGGCGCGTCCAGATACCGCTCCGGCATCGGGACGTACGTGTCCACCGCGTCCAGCAGCGCGTCGATCGACGCCGTCCACCGTGGGTCGCCTTCGAGCGCCTTGAGGCCGGAGACCCGTACGACGGGTACGGAGTCACCGCCATAGCCGTGCGCGGTGAGCAGCTCGCGGACCTCCAGCTCCACGAGGTCGATCAGCTCCTCGTCGCCCGCGTCGGCCTTGTTGAGCGCGACGACCACGTGGTTCACCCCCACCTGCCGGGCGAGCAGCACGTGCTCGGCGGTCTGCGGCATGATCCCGTCGAGCGCGGAGACGACGAGGATCGCCCCGTCGAGCTGCGCGGCCCCGGTGACCATGTTCTTGACGTAGTCGGCGTGGCCGGGCATGTCGACGTGCGCGTAGTGCCGGGTGTCGGTCTCGTACTCGACGTGCGCGATGTTGATGGTGATGCCGCGCGCCGCCTCCTCCGGGGCACGGTCGATGCGGTCGAACGGCACGAACGTGCCGGCCCCGCGCTCGGCGAGGACCTTGGTGATGGCGGCGGTCAGGGTGGTCTTGCCGTGGTCGACATGACCCATCGTGCCGATGTTGAGATGCGGTTTCGTGCGGACGTAGGCCGTCTTGGACATGGCGGTACCTCGAAGTCTCTTCAGCGGTACTGAGTGAGGCCCCGGCGCGACTACGGGCGCTGCCGGGACGGGGACCCCGAGGTCTGGCCGACCCTCCCCCTGCGGGGTCCGCCGGAATGTCCGGGAAGGGTCAGCTTCGGGCGCCGTCTGCGGCGGCCACGACGATCAGAAGGGCAGCCTTCGGGGCATCCGCGCCTGTGGCGGATGCGGCGAGAGCGAAGGCGTGCCGGAACATGACGCCGATCATCGTCGACAAGTCGGCCCCCGTCGAATGGTTTTCGGTACGCGCGAGTTCCGAGGTGCGGCCGAGGAGAGATGCTTCACAAGAGGGTGCGCGGGATGAACGGTGCCGAGGCCGGGACCGTGTTCCGGAAGGCGCAGGCAGCACGGTGCGCGGTGCTCGGCGGGGCCCGCGTACGCCGGGCTCGTCGAGCCCGTTGTTCCGCCTGCTGTGACCCCCGTGAGACGTTCCGTTGGGCATACACGGACATGGGTCGGTTACCGTCGACGAATGCTCGATGCCACCACCCGCTCTGGGGGCACCGCCACGGTCCTTCCCCGGACCGCCGCCACGGAGCTCGCCGTCGCCACACCCGTCGCCGTCCCAGCCGTACCGCTGGGGCGGGCCGCCCGCTGGGGCAGAGTGCTGCTCTCACCGTGGGCGCGGTTCTCGCTGCTCGTGGTACTGCTCCTGGGCGCCGTGTCCACGGTGCTGCTGTTCGAGCCGCAGCGGCTGCTGGCCGACGGCTGGCCGCCCCAGCTGAGCGGCGCGGCGGCGGTCGTGATGTTCGCGGTGGCGTACGGGCTGTGCACGGTCGCCTTCGTGCCCCGGCCGATCCTCAACATCGCGGCGGGCGCCCTCTTCGGCTCCCAGCTGGGTCTGACCTCGGCGCTCGCGGGCACGGTCCTCGGAGCCGGCATCGCCTTCGGCCTGGGCCGCATGCTCGGCCAGGACGCCCTGCGCCCCCTCCTCCGCCACCGCTGGCTGAAGTCCGCGGACGGCCAGCTCAGCCGCCACGGTTTCCGCTCGATGCTGGCGGCCCGTCTGTTCCCGGGAGTGCCCTTCTGGGCGGCCAACTACTGCGCCTCCGTCTCCCGCATGGGTTACCTCCCCTTCCTCCTCGCCACCGCTCTCGGCTCGATCCCGAACACCGCCGCCTACGCGGTGGCCGGTGCCCGAGCCTCGTCCCCGACGTCCCCGGCCTTCCTGATCGCCATGGCGTGCATCGCGATCCCGGCCCTGATCGGCGCGGCGATGGCCTGGCGAAAGCGCCACCACTTCCGAGCCCGCTGAGGCCGATGGGGGCAGGCCCGAGGGGCCGCCCCTCCAGGGGCGCGGGGAACCGCGCGACCGGCCCCCACCCGCCCCGTA from the Streptomyces sp. NBC_00310 genome contains:
- the tuf gene encoding elongation factor Tu, translated to MSKTAYVRTKPHLNIGTMGHVDHGKTTLTAAITKVLAERGAGTFVPFDRIDRAPEEAARGITINIAHVEYETDTRHYAHVDMPGHADYVKNMVTGAAQLDGAILVVSALDGIMPQTAEHVLLARQVGVNHVVVALNKADAGDEELIDLVELEVRELLTAHGYGGDSVPVVRVSGLKALEGDPRWTASIDALLDAVDTYVPMPERYLDAPFLLSVENVLTITGRGTVVTGAVERGTIHVGDRVEVLGAEVETVVTGLETFGKPMSEAQAGDNVALLLRGVGRDAVRRGHVVAAPGSVVPSRHFTAQVYVLSAREGGRTTPVSTGYRPQFYIRTADVVGDVDLGEIAVARPGDRVTMSVELGREVPLEAGLGFAIREGGRTVGAGTVTAVQ
- a CDS encoding TVP38/TMEM64 family protein, whose protein sequence is MLDATTRSGGTATVLPRTAATELAVATPVAVPAVPLGRAARWGRVLLSPWARFSLLVVLLLGAVSTVLLFEPQRLLADGWPPQLSGAAAVVMFAVAYGLCTVAFVPRPILNIAAGALFGSQLGLTSALAGTVLGAGIAFGLGRMLGQDALRPLLRHRWLKSADGQLSRHGFRSMLAARLFPGVPFWAANYCASVSRMGYLPFLLATALGSIPNTAAYAVAGARASSPTSPAFLIAMACIAIPALIGAAMAWRKRHHFRAR